The Musa acuminata AAA Group cultivar baxijiao chromosome BXJ2-2, Cavendish_Baxijiao_AAA, whole genome shotgun sequence genome has a segment encoding these proteins:
- the LOC103969830 gene encoding protein disulfide isomerase-like 2-2, with protein sequence MERSQIWFALGTVILALLFACALADDDVFVLTEANFEKEVGQDRGALVEFYAPWCGHCKKLAPEYEKLGSSFKKAKSVLIGKVDCDEHKGLCSKYGVSGYPTIQWFPKGSLEPKRYEGPRTAESLAEFVNTEGGTNVKLASIPSNVVVLTSETFDQIVLDETKDVLVEFYAPWCGHCKHLAPTYEKVGSAYKLEEDVIIANLDADKHKDLAEKYGVSGYPTLKFFPKGNKGGEDYDGDRDLDDFVKFLNEKCGTSRDANGQLTSQAGIVASLDALVKEFVSASDDERKTILSRMEEEVEKLTGSSARYGKTYLKAAKSCIEKGANYATKEIERLQRMLAKSISASKADEFIIKKNILSTFSA encoded by the exons atggaacgaTCTCAGATCTGGTTCGCTCTCGGAACCGTAATTCTAGCTCTGCTCTTCGCCTGCGCCCTTGCCGACGACGACGTCTTCGTCCTCACCGAGGCCAACTTCGAGAAGGAGGTCGGCCAGGATCGCGGCGCCCTAGTCGAGTTTTACGCCCCTTG GTGTGGACATTGCAAGAAGCTTGCTCCTGAATATGAAAAGCTGGGCTCAAGCTTTAAGAAGGCTAAATCTGTTTTGATTGGGAAG GTGGACTGTGATGAACACAAGGGCTTATGCAGCAAGTATGGAGTTTCAGGTTATCCAACAATTCAGTGGTTTCCCAAAGGTTCCTTGGAACCAAAAAG ATATGAAGGCCCACGAACTGCAGAATCACTTGCTGAATTTGTGAATACTGAAGGAG GAACAAATGTGAAGCTGGCATCTATCCCTTCCAATGTAGTAGTTCTAACCTCTGAGACATTTGACCAGATCGTCCTTGATGAAACTAAAGATGTCCTTGTGGAATTCTATGCACCATG GTGTGGACACTGCAAGCATCTTGCCCCT ACTTATGAGAAGGTAGGCTCTGCATACAAATTGGAAGAGGATGTTATAATTGCTAACTTGGATGCTGATAAACACAAGGATTTAGCAGAAAA GTATGGAGTAAGTGGTTATCCTACACTGAAGTTTTTCCCTAAGGGCAACAAAGGTGGTGAAGACTATGACGGTGACCGCGACTTAGATGACTTTGTTAAATTTCTTAATGAGAAGTGTGGCACCAGTCGGGATGCGAATGGCCAACTTACTTCACAG GCTGGCATTGTAGCAAGCTTAGATGCTTTAGTGAAGGAATTTGTGAGTGCCTCTGATGATGAACGGAAGACAATTCTGTCTCGGATGGAAGAGGAGGTTGAAAAACTTACAGGTTCTTCTGCAAG GTATGGCAAGACATACTTGAAGGCTGCGAAAAGCTGCATTGAGAAAGGCGCCAACTATGCTACCAAGGAAATCGAGCGGCTGCAACGCATGTTGGCTAAG TCAATTAGTGCTTCCAAGGCAGATGAGTTCATCATCAAGAAGAACATCCTGTCTACTTTCTCAGCCTAA
- the LOC135605291 gene encoding uncharacterized protein LOC135605291 isoform X1 encodes MDSVVPVNGEERAPLLPSPSPPSAAVAEDDQIRPWPSDHDPFLPLPGGAAPPEPPAAPSDPKQRLASLDVFRGLTVALMILVDDAGGAFPSINHAPWFGATLADFVMPFFLFSVGVSVALVFKKTPNKMAATKKVILRTINLFLLGLVLQGGYFHGRNHLTYGVDIDRIRWLGILQRISIGYFLAALSEVWLVSSILVDSPMSYVKKYYMEWIIAILISATYVCLLLGLYVPNWQFEAPGSNSTLSSSYYGTKIETVQCGVRGSLGPPCNAVGSIDRLLLGQQHLYHNPVYKRTKNFQALILQECSVNSPDYGPLPPNSPAWCLAPFDPEGLLSSLMAAVTSFAGLHFGHLIVHFKSHAQRILLWSITSLILVLCAFVVQLSGMPFSKPLYTLSYMFLTAGASGFLFILIYYIVDVNQLKMTFILFQWMGMNALIVYILAASELFPAFIQGFYWRSPQNNLVNATESILQTIFHSKRWGTLAFVLLEILFWCLAAGFLHMKGIYIKL; translated from the exons ATGGACTCCGTCGTCCCAGTCAACGGAGAGGAACGAGCTCCCCTCCTCCCTTCTCCATCTCCTCCCTCCGCAGCCGTCGCTGAAGATGATCAGATCCGACCATGGCCGTCCGATCACGACCCCTTCCTGCCTCTCCCCGGCGGTGCGGCTCCGCCGGAGCCCCCCGCCGCCCCTTCCGATCCCAAGCAGCGGCTCGCCTCGCTCGACGTCTTCCGCGGCCTCACCGTCGCG CTGATGATTCTTGTGGATGACGCCGGCGGGGCGTTCCCGTCGATCAATCACGCGCCTTGGTTCGGCGCCACGCTCGCGGACTTCGTCATGCCCTTCTTCCTCTTCAGTGTCGGCGTATCAGTGGCTTTGGTCTTTAAG AAAACTCCAAACAAGATGGCTGCTACAAAGAAGGTTATATTGAGGACGATTAATCTCTTCCTCTTGGGGTTGGTACTGCAAG GTGGATACTTTCATGGCCGTAATCATTTGACGTATGGAGTTGACATAGATCGAATACGGTGGTTAGGTATATTACAG AGGATATCAATTGGATATTTTTTAGCAGCATTGTCTGAGGTCTGGCTCGTTAGCAGTATACTGGTGGATTCTCCTATGTCTTATGTGAAGAAATACTACATGGAATG GATAATTGCCATCCTAATATCTGCAACGTACGTTTGCTTGCTTCTGGGTCTCTATGTTCCAAACTGGCAATTCGAAGCTCCAGGCAGCAATTCCACCCTATCAAGTTCCTATTATGGAACCAAAATAGAAACA GTGCAATGCGGAGTAAGGGGTAGTCTCGGCCCTCCTTGCAATGCAGTTGGCTCAATAGATCGGCTTCTTCTTGGTCAACAACACCTTTATCATAATCCAGTATATAAAAGGACAAAG AACTTTCAAGCCCTTATTTTGCAGGAGTGCAGTGTTAATTCTCCAGATTATGGGCCACTACCACCAAACTCACCCGCATGGTGCCTCGCCCCATTTGATCCTGAGGGTCTGTTAAG TTCATTGATGGCTGCCGTAACAAGCTTTGCTGGATTGCATTTTGGGCACCTAATTGTGCATTTTAAG AGTCATGCTCAAAGAATTCTGCTGTGGTCCATCACCTCATTGATACTTGTGCTCTGTgcatttgttgtgcaactatcag GCATGCCTTTTAGCAAGCCATTGTACACATTGAGCTACATGTTTCTTACCGCAGGAGCTTCGGGCTTTCTATTTATTCTAATATATTACATT GTCGATGTAAATCAGTTAAAAATGACTTTTATTTTGTTCCAGTGGATGGGAATGAATGCACTAATTGTTTATATTTTAGCTGCTTCTGAGCTATTCCCAGCATTTATTCAAGGATTTTATTGGCGTTCACCACAAAACAACCTG GTGAATGCCACAGAGTCAATACTCCAGACCATCTTCCACTCCAAGAGATGGGGCACTTTGGCATTTGTTCTACTGGAGATCTTGTTTTGGTGCCTTGCTGCTGGCTTCCTACACATGAAAGGTATATACATCAAGCTGTAA
- the LOC135605291 gene encoding uncharacterized protein LOC135605291 isoform X2 yields the protein MDSVVPVNGEERAPLLPSPSPPSAAVAEDDQIRPWPSDHDPFLPLPGGAAPPEPPAAPSDPKQRLASLDVFRGLTVALMILVDDAGGAFPSINHAPWFGATLADFVMPFFLFSVGVSVALVFKKTPNKMAATKKVILRTINLFLLGLVLQGGYFHGRNHLTYGVDIDRIRWLGILQRISIGYFLAALSEVWLVSSILVDSPMSYVKKYYMEWIIAILISATYVCLLLGLYVPNWQFEAPGSNSTLSSSYYGTKIETVQCGVRGSLGPPCNAVGSIDRLLLGQQHLYHNPVYKRTKECSVNSPDYGPLPPNSPAWCLAPFDPEGLLSSLMAAVTSFAGLHFGHLIVHFKSHAQRILLWSITSLILVLCAFVVQLSGMPFSKPLYTLSYMFLTAGASGFLFILIYYIVDVNQLKMTFILFQWMGMNALIVYILAASELFPAFIQGFYWRSPQNNLVNATESILQTIFHSKRWGTLAFVLLEILFWCLAAGFLHMKGIYIKL from the exons ATGGACTCCGTCGTCCCAGTCAACGGAGAGGAACGAGCTCCCCTCCTCCCTTCTCCATCTCCTCCCTCCGCAGCCGTCGCTGAAGATGATCAGATCCGACCATGGCCGTCCGATCACGACCCCTTCCTGCCTCTCCCCGGCGGTGCGGCTCCGCCGGAGCCCCCCGCCGCCCCTTCCGATCCCAAGCAGCGGCTCGCCTCGCTCGACGTCTTCCGCGGCCTCACCGTCGCG CTGATGATTCTTGTGGATGACGCCGGCGGGGCGTTCCCGTCGATCAATCACGCGCCTTGGTTCGGCGCCACGCTCGCGGACTTCGTCATGCCCTTCTTCCTCTTCAGTGTCGGCGTATCAGTGGCTTTGGTCTTTAAG AAAACTCCAAACAAGATGGCTGCTACAAAGAAGGTTATATTGAGGACGATTAATCTCTTCCTCTTGGGGTTGGTACTGCAAG GTGGATACTTTCATGGCCGTAATCATTTGACGTATGGAGTTGACATAGATCGAATACGGTGGTTAGGTATATTACAG AGGATATCAATTGGATATTTTTTAGCAGCATTGTCTGAGGTCTGGCTCGTTAGCAGTATACTGGTGGATTCTCCTATGTCTTATGTGAAGAAATACTACATGGAATG GATAATTGCCATCCTAATATCTGCAACGTACGTTTGCTTGCTTCTGGGTCTCTATGTTCCAAACTGGCAATTCGAAGCTCCAGGCAGCAATTCCACCCTATCAAGTTCCTATTATGGAACCAAAATAGAAACA GTGCAATGCGGAGTAAGGGGTAGTCTCGGCCCTCCTTGCAATGCAGTTGGCTCAATAGATCGGCTTCTTCTTGGTCAACAACACCTTTATCATAATCCAGTATATAAAAGGACAAAG GAGTGCAGTGTTAATTCTCCAGATTATGGGCCACTACCACCAAACTCACCCGCATGGTGCCTCGCCCCATTTGATCCTGAGGGTCTGTTAAG TTCATTGATGGCTGCCGTAACAAGCTTTGCTGGATTGCATTTTGGGCACCTAATTGTGCATTTTAAG AGTCATGCTCAAAGAATTCTGCTGTGGTCCATCACCTCATTGATACTTGTGCTCTGTgcatttgttgtgcaactatcag GCATGCCTTTTAGCAAGCCATTGTACACATTGAGCTACATGTTTCTTACCGCAGGAGCTTCGGGCTTTCTATTTATTCTAATATATTACATT GTCGATGTAAATCAGTTAAAAATGACTTTTATTTTGTTCCAGTGGATGGGAATGAATGCACTAATTGTTTATATTTTAGCTGCTTCTGAGCTATTCCCAGCATTTATTCAAGGATTTTATTGGCGTTCACCACAAAACAACCTG GTGAATGCCACAGAGTCAATACTCCAGACCATCTTCCACTCCAAGAGATGGGGCACTTTGGCATTTGTTCTACTGGAGATCTTGTTTTGGTGCCTTGCTGCTGGCTTCCTACACATGAAAGGTATATACATCAAGCTGTAA
- the LOC135605293 gene encoding uncharacterized protein LOC135605293 isoform X1: MGASGGSSSARFHGVDRFYSPPAVRRQIEQQQKQKLQQQQQQQQSPTHRPARPKPRPAQPAAQPLVESRDAADNRAESDDSSSKQSVSSSPSSPSPVPPPPAGNLDRFLEFTTPVVPARYLPKASVRGWRNCDAATVQSQPYFCLGDLWESFKEWSAYGAGVPLVLNGSDSVVQYYVPYLSAIQLYVDTSSATLRLSDRDRFPDTSSDSSCGSEVDQVQERITSLGTINHNVQGDFVGDNGDACTPATRPVFEYLERDPPYGREPLADKISVLASKFPDLKTYRSCDLLSLSWMSVAWYPIYRIPMGPTLRDLDACFLTFHTLSSPKNGAGPQSEVHGTHSVRDVKRSVKLTLPVFGLASYKFRGSIWTSNGLHERQISSSLLQAADNWLRLLRVDHPDYSFFVSHYSAFRR, encoded by the exons ATGGGCGCTTCCGGTGGCTCGTCGTCGGCCCGCTTCCACGGCGTTGATCGCTTCTACAGCCCGCCCGCGGTCAGAAGGCAGATCGAAcagcagcagaagcagaagctccaacagcagcagcagcagcagcaatcacCGACGCACAGGCCGGCGCGGCCTAAGCCCCGGCCCGCCCAGCCTGCAGCGCAGCCGCTGGTCGAGTCGCGTGATGCCGCGGATAATCGGGCCGAATCAGATGATTCATCTTCCAAACAATCGGTCTCGTCCTCACCCTCGTCTCCCTCGCCCGTGCCGCCGCCGCCTGCCGGGAACCTCGACCGGTTTCTCGAGTTCACCACCCCGGTCGTCCCCGCTCGTTATCTGCCCAAG GCGAGCGTGAGGGGGTGGAGGAACTGCGACGCCGCGACGGTGCAATCGCAGCCCTACTTTTGCCTTGGAGATCTTTGGGAATCTTTTAAGGAGTGGAGCGCTTATGGCGCTGGGGTGCCTCTGGTGCTGAACGGGAGCGACTCCGTTGTTCAGTACTATGTGCCGTATCTTTCTGCAATCCAACTATATGTGGACACTTCGAGTGCCACCTTGAGATTAAG TGACAGGGATCGATTCCCAGATACTAGCAGCGATAGCAGTTGTGGGAGTGAAGTGGACCAAGTACAGGAAAGAATTACATCCTTGGGAACTATCAACCACAATGTGCAAGGAGACTTTGTAGGTGACAATGGTGATGCTTGCACCCCAGCCACTCGTCCTGTATTTGAGTACCTAGAGCGGGATCCACCATATGGAAGGGAACCTCTCGCTGACAAG ATATCAGTTCTTGCAAGTAAATTTCCAGATCTGAAGACATATAGAAGCTGTGATCTATTGTCATTGAGTTGGATGTCTGTTGCATG GTACCCAATATACAGGATACCAATGGGACCAACATTAAGGGACTTGGATGCTTGCTTTTTGACATTTCACACTCTGTCATCTCCTAAAA ATGGAGCTGGTCCACAGTCTGAGGTTCATGGAACTCATTCTGTTAGAGATGTCAAGAGATCTGTGAAGTTAACGTTGCCTGTCTTTGGGCTTGCTTCATACAAGTTCAGAGGTTCTATTTGGACATCTAATGGCCTGCACGAACGACAGATCTCAAGCTCTCTGCTTCAAGCTGCAGATAATTGGCTTCGCCTTCTTCGTGTAGATCATCCAGACTATAGTTTTTTTGTGTCTCATTATAGCGCATTTAGGAGATGA
- the LOC135605293 gene encoding uncharacterized protein LOC135605293 isoform X2 — MGASGGSSSARFHGVDRFYSPPAVRRQIEQQQKQKLQQQQQQQQSPTHRPARPKPRPAQPAAQPLVESRDAADNRAESDDSSSKQSVSSSPSSPSPVPPPPAGNLDRFLEFTTPVVPARYLPKASVRGWRNCDAATVQSQPYFCLGDLWESFKEWSAYGAGVPLVLNGSDSVVQYYVPYLSAIQLYVDTSSATLRLRDRFPDTSSDSSCGSEVDQVQERITSLGTINHNVQGDFVGDNGDACTPATRPVFEYLERDPPYGREPLADKISVLASKFPDLKTYRSCDLLSLSWMSVAWYPIYRIPMGPTLRDLDACFLTFHTLSSPKNGAGPQSEVHGTHSVRDVKRSVKLTLPVFGLASYKFRGSIWTSNGLHERQISSSLLQAADNWLRLLRVDHPDYSFFVSHYSAFRR, encoded by the exons ATGGGCGCTTCCGGTGGCTCGTCGTCGGCCCGCTTCCACGGCGTTGATCGCTTCTACAGCCCGCCCGCGGTCAGAAGGCAGATCGAAcagcagcagaagcagaagctccaacagcagcagcagcagcagcaatcacCGACGCACAGGCCGGCGCGGCCTAAGCCCCGGCCCGCCCAGCCTGCAGCGCAGCCGCTGGTCGAGTCGCGTGATGCCGCGGATAATCGGGCCGAATCAGATGATTCATCTTCCAAACAATCGGTCTCGTCCTCACCCTCGTCTCCCTCGCCCGTGCCGCCGCCGCCTGCCGGGAACCTCGACCGGTTTCTCGAGTTCACCACCCCGGTCGTCCCCGCTCGTTATCTGCCCAAG GCGAGCGTGAGGGGGTGGAGGAACTGCGACGCCGCGACGGTGCAATCGCAGCCCTACTTTTGCCTTGGAGATCTTTGGGAATCTTTTAAGGAGTGGAGCGCTTATGGCGCTGGGGTGCCTCTGGTGCTGAACGGGAGCGACTCCGTTGTTCAGTACTATGTGCCGTATCTTTCTGCAATCCAACTATATGTGGACACTTCGAGTGCCACCTTGAGATTAAG GGATCGATTCCCAGATACTAGCAGCGATAGCAGTTGTGGGAGTGAAGTGGACCAAGTACAGGAAAGAATTACATCCTTGGGAACTATCAACCACAATGTGCAAGGAGACTTTGTAGGTGACAATGGTGATGCTTGCACCCCAGCCACTCGTCCTGTATTTGAGTACCTAGAGCGGGATCCACCATATGGAAGGGAACCTCTCGCTGACAAG ATATCAGTTCTTGCAAGTAAATTTCCAGATCTGAAGACATATAGAAGCTGTGATCTATTGTCATTGAGTTGGATGTCTGTTGCATG GTACCCAATATACAGGATACCAATGGGACCAACATTAAGGGACTTGGATGCTTGCTTTTTGACATTTCACACTCTGTCATCTCCTAAAA ATGGAGCTGGTCCACAGTCTGAGGTTCATGGAACTCATTCTGTTAGAGATGTCAAGAGATCTGTGAAGTTAACGTTGCCTGTCTTTGGGCTTGCTTCATACAAGTTCAGAGGTTCTATTTGGACATCTAATGGCCTGCACGAACGACAGATCTCAAGCTCTCTGCTTCAAGCTGCAGATAATTGGCTTCGCCTTCTTCGTGTAGATCATCCAGACTATAGTTTTTTTGTGTCTCATTATAGCGCATTTAGGAGATGA
- the LOC103969870 gene encoding protein DEHYDRATION-INDUCED 19 homolog 2 yields MEADSWSRLTSDSNRRQHTFQSLVDECLGFDEFDGASEDDDSRAEFACPFCSEEFDIIGLCCHIDDEHPDDSKDGVCPVCVARVEMDMVDHIAMQHGSFFKMPWRSRFHKDSSDFQSIPSLLRKDLCDSNLHGFLGGSTYTDSPSDSAPDPLLLSFIVNYPMADPLEDVRLEPVEKTSMVDKISVEKVVESVEPSLSHKDQGRARSSEFVRELVLSTIFEGSS; encoded by the exons ATGGAGGCCGATTCCTGGAGCCGGTTGACCTCCGATTCGAACCGCCGCCAACACACCTTTCAGTCTCTCGTCG ATGAGTGTCTTGGATTCGACGAGTTCGATGGAGCGTCGGAAGACGACGATTCCCGGGCGGAGTTCGCTTGCCCGTTCTGTTCCGAGGAGTTCGACATCATCGGGTTGTGCTGCCACATTGACGACGAGCATCCTGACGATTCTAAGGACGGG GTATGTCCTGTCTGTGTAGCAAGGGTTGAGATGGACATGGTCGACCACATAGCGATGCAACATGGAAGTTTCTTTAAGAT GCCATGGAGGAGTAGATTCCACAAAGATTCCTCAGATTTTCAGTCAATACCTTCGTTGCTGAGAAAGGATCTTTGTGATAGCAATCTGCATGGTTTTCTGGGGGGTTCTACGTACACAGATTCTCCTTCCGATTCTGCACCTGATCCATTGCTGTTATCGTTCATTGTTAATTATCCCATGGCTGACCCATTGGAAGATGTAAGGCTGGAACCGGTTGAGAAAACAAGTATGGTTGACAAGATATCAGTTGAGAAGGTGGTTGAAAG CGTTGAGCCATCTCTATCACACAAAGATCAGGGGAGAGCTCGGAGCAGTGAGTTTGTGCGAGAGCTTGTGCTGTCTACAATATTTGAGGGCTCCTCATGA